The DNA sequence ATAAAAACGAGAGATAGTACAATCATCAAAAAAATACTGAAAACGAACTAAGTTAGGTTTCTGAATCAAGTGACTTACCTTAGCAGCAAGATTTAAAAACGCAAATCAATGGCAGTAATCGGATTAGAAGGCATGCGCTTCAATGGCCCCCACGGATTTTACCCCGAAGAAGAAGTACTGGGCAATGATTTTTTGATTGATATCTACGTAGATGTCAACACTCGGCGTGCGGCGATGCACGATGACTTAGGGTCTACGGTCAACTACGAGACGGTTTATCTGATGGTACAATCGGAGATGAAAAAATCTGCCCAACTGATTGAGACCTTGGCCGATCGGATCATTGCCAGGATCAGTGAATTTTATGACAACCTCAAAGGTATTCGCCTGATTATCCGCAAACTTAATCCACCCCTTAGTGGACAAGTGGCCGCTGCTTACATAGAAGTAAAAACGGGCAGTTTTTCCGGCAGCAGCGGTGGCGGAGGTAAAATGAGCTCCTTATTTGGATAAATTAACTTTTTTCTAACGGTGAGTACCGAGCTTTTGGCGTTAATCTTGCGTCTAAAGAACAAAATACATCAATATGTTTAAGCAAATAATCTTTATCCTGGCCCTGTTTTCGCTAACAGCCTGTGATACCACCAACCTCAATAGTGTGTTGGGTACTGTTTTGGGCGAAAACGCCCTTACTTCTACCGAAATAGGCAATGGCCTTAAAGAAGCCCTCGAAATTGGGATCAGCAAAGGTGCCGAGCGCCTTTCTCGTGAAAACGGTTACTTCCAAAGCCCGTATAAGATTTTACTTCCTGAGGAAGCCCGTAAAGTGACTGATCGCCTGCAAAATGTCCCTGGCTTCTCCAATCTGGAGCAAAATGTGCTGGAAAAAATCAACAGAGGAGCGGAAGATGCGGCATCCAAAGCCAAGCCTATTTTTGTGAATGCCATCAAATCCATGACCATCAACGATGCCCTTGGAATCCTCAAAGGGGATAAAGATGCTGCCACTGTTTATTTGAAGCGTGTTACTTATCAGCAGCTTTACAATGAATTCAATCCCGTTATCGTAGCTTCCCTCGACAAATTCAACGCTAGAGATTATTGGAGCAGCGCGGTGAATACCTACAACAAAATTCCGTTGGTAAACGACCAGGTTGATCCAGACTTGGATGATTACGTCACCAACAAGGCCTTGGATGGCCTTTTTGCGCAGGTCGCCAAAGAGGAATTGGATATTCGTAATAACATTGCCGCCCGTACCACCGATCTCTTGCGCAGAGTTTTTGCTGCACAAGATTAATAAAAGACCCCTTTTGGCGAGTAAGTCAAAAATAGAAAGGAGGCTGATCAAATGCTTGATCAGCCTCCTTCCTATTGAATAGTGCAAAGGTTGGAAGGGTGTAAAAGTGTAAACGTTGGGTATAGCTCACTCCGCTCCCTACTGCACTTATTTCAGAATCTTACTAACCGCTTTCCCTTCCGTATTTTGTACTTCCAGCCAGTAAAGACCACTTGGGTAAGCCGCCATCTCTACTTGTGTTTGTCCTTGAAACGTGCCACTTTGTAGTACCTGGCCCTGGCTATTGAATAAGAGGAAAGTAGCCTTCTTATCATTTGCCAATTTTATCTGTAAGCGATCCTGAACAGGGTTGGGGAAGATCTGAGCGGCGAGGGTATTCACTTCAGAAATACTCACCAGGGGCTCGTTTTCGGAGGGGTCAGCCGCTGCAGCTTGAATGACTGCCTTGGTGTCGGTATGCTGAAGAATAGCCACGGTAAAAAGCTGTTCGTAGACCCAATCTTCGTTTGCCATAAGGCTACCTGTAACAGTAGTTGATTCACCAGCGGTAGCAGGAATGTCAACACTCACCCCGGTAGGTTCTCCGTTGAAGGTACGACGGAAGACATCGTGGTGCACATTCTCGCCATTAGGAGCATTATACATCACCTCTTTTTCGGCAGCAGCCAAAAACAATTGTGCTGTCCCCAAGTCATTATTCGCTTCGGCAGTGATGGTAACCGTCACGATGATTTCACCATCTTCTTTGGTCTGGCGAATATCCAAACTGACGGGTGTCGTCTGGTTTTGGTAAGGCTCAAAAATGGAGGCGTTGCCGTAATTGGTGCCGGATGATATAACATTGCCCTGGATCACCAGGCGTGGGGTGCCACCGTAGACACCGTAGTAATTGGTCCGAGCGTCATTTTCACCAGGGTTGGCCTGGCTAAAGATACAACTGCTGTAAGGCGAGCTGGGGTGGATGGCCAGGTGCAATATTCCTTCCTGGCTGTTGAGGTTACTGTAGAACCCCGGGTTGCGACTCGCACAAATGCCACAGCGGGAGTTAGTGAAGTGTTCTACAATAATCGTACGTGGTACTTCCTGAGCCTGTAAGCCAAAGAGTAGACAAAAACTTAGGCTTAGGCCCAATAGTATTCCTTTTTTCATCGTGGTTTTTTTTAGTAATCAATTTTACCTTACGTAAAGGTAAACACCCTCAAGGAGAATGTGTTCCAAAAATATTGGAACTGTCCTAGTTCTTACGGTATTGTAGGCAGGCTTTGTACCTTTGCCATCCAAACCAAATAGACCAATATGATCAGCGTAGGTATTGTAGGCAGTGGAGCAATGGGTAGTGGTATTGCTCAGGTGGCGGCCACTGCGGGGCATCAAGTTCTGATTTATGATAATAACCCCGATGCGTTGAAACGCTCCAGCAATAAATTGGCCAAAATAATGGATCGCCTTGTCGGGAAGGAAAAGATCAGCCAGGCAGAGTCGGAAGCCATCCAGGGGCGCATTCAGTACGTAGATTCGTTGTTTAAAATGGCGGATGTTGGTCTGGTGATCGAAGCCATTGTAGAAAGATTGGAAGTGAAGAAAGCGCTGTTTGAACAACTGGAAGATGTGCTTTCCGAAGGAGCTGTTTTAGCGACCAATACATCCTCCCTGGCGGTGACAGCGATTGCGGCGGCCTGCCGTAAGCCGGGGCGTGTGCTAGGCTTACACTTTTTCAATCCCGCCCCATTGATGGCTTTGGTCGAAGTCGTACCCGCCGTACAAACGGAGGCCAATGTTGCTGAGGAGTGTTACGAACTGATGAAAACCTGGGGAAAGGTACCCGTTATGGCCAAAGACACACCAGGCTTCATTGTCAACCGGGTAGCCCGTCCTTTTTATAGTGAGGCGCTCCGGATTTACGAAGAAGGTATCGCCGACCTGGCTACCATAGACTGGGCTATGACCGAGGTGGGTGGTTTCCGGATGGGGCCTTTTGCGTTGATGGATTACATTGGTCACGATGTCAATTACAAAGTAACTGAAACTGTTTTTGCTGCCTTCTATTTTGATCCACGTTACAAGCCTAGTTTTACCCAGCAGCGGCTGGTGGATGCAGGCTATTTGGGGCGTAAATCAGGGCGCGGTTTTTACCATTATGAAGAAGGGAGCGAACTCCCGTTACCAGATAAGGACCTGAGCAAAGGCAAAGCCATCCTACAGCGGGTACTGGTGATGTTGATCAACGAAGCAGCTGATGCTTTGTATCTAAACGTCGCTAGCCGAGATGCCATAGATCTGGCCATGACCAAAGGTGTTAACTACCCCAAAGGATTATTGGCATGGGCAGATGAATTAACCATCCCCTACGTGGTAGAAAAACTCGATGCACTTTACCATGAGTATCACGAAGATCGGTACCGTTGTAGTCCACTTTTGCGGCGACTCGCTCGTGATGGCCGCACATTTTATGAGATTTAAAGCACTTGATTAAGTAGTAATATCACCGTTTTTTCCTTTCTTGTATCACTTCTAGAGCGACACAGGAAACAATATCCCCATCCCCAAAACTTGGCAATGATAAGCATTTACAGCGCATACTACTGTGTGCCTGTTTCCCAATAAGGGCTACTTTTTTTAATAACAATCACTTTTTATGAAACAGAACCACTTACTAATTTTTGTGAAAAACGCATTAAATAAGCGTTTGGGCTTACTCTTGGTATTGGCCACGTTTAGTGGACTTTCCTTAATGGCAGCGGATGATCATACAATGGCCGAGCCTCTCAAAGAAATCTCCGGGCAGGTTACAGATGGAGCCACCGGCGAGCCGATTATTGGAGCTACCGTTCAAGCCAAGGGTACTGCTCAAGGTACCGTGACGGATTACGATGGCAATTACGCTTTGTCGGTCAATGATGACGTAACCGTACTCATTGTTTCTTACATCGGATATCAGACGATGGAAGTTGCCATTGATGGTCGGAATAAAGTCAATGTAGAACTCAGCGAAGGGGTGACCTTAGGTGAAGTTCAAGTTGTTGGTTCACGTAGCTTCCGGCGTTCAGCCACGGATTCTCCGGTGGCAGTCGATGTGATCGATGTTGCTGATATCTCGGCATCTACCGGCCGGGTTGCTATCAATGAAATCCTGCAATACGCGGCCCCTTCTTTCAATGCTACCAAGCAGTCGGGCTCTGACGGTGCCGACCACATTGATCCTGCCTCGTTACGCGGTTTAGGGCCAGACCAAACATTGGTATTGGTGAACGGTAAACGCCGCCACCAATCGTCATTGGTCAATGTATTTGGTACCAGAGGTAGAGGTAATAGTGGTACTGACCTGAACGCTATTCCCGCTTCTGCGATTAAGCGTATCGAAATTTTACGTGATGGTGCATCAGCGCAGTATGGTTCTGATGCCATCGCTGGAGTTATCAATATTGTCCTAAAAGACAAAACGGATGGCATTTCTGGTGGCATTACCTACGGTGCGTATAGCACGGCAGTTGGAGAAGGTTACGAAGAAGAATATGGTGATGCACTATTTAATGTCAATGGAACGAATCGGGCATTAGATCCTGATGGTGATGCCAGCTTTGATGGCAATACAACCCAGGTAGGGCTCAATTATGGTGTTGCACTGGGTGAGGACGGTGGTTTCGCCAATTTTACGGCGGAATATTTATCAAAAGATCGTACCCTACGTCCTGGTTTTTCCTGGCGTAAAGGTTACGGCAGTGCTGCTATTGATGGATTCAATTTTATGGTAAACATGGCGATGCCCCTTGGTGAAAACACCGAGTTTTATGCCTTCGGAGGCCGAAATTATCGCGATACCGATGCTTTTGCTTTCTCACGCAGCAGTTTTGCTGATGGCGATAATCGTGCTGTTCCCAGCCTATATCCCAATGGCTTTACGCCCCGGATTACTTCCATTATTACAGACGCTTCTGCTTCCGCAGGGATTCGCCACAAAATGGATAATGGTTGGATGGTAGACTTCAACAATACTTATGGTAAAAACGATTTCCATTACTTTATTAAAGATTCCAACAATGCTTCTTTAGGGGCTGCTTCTCCTACTGATTTTGATGCTGGTGGCCATAATTTATCTATCAATACCACCGGCCTGGACTTTAGCAAGTACAACGAAGACATCCTGTCAGGGGTGAACTTCGCCTTTGGTTTGGAATACCGCACCGAAAACTTCACCATTTTCGCTGGCGAAGAATCTTCGTATGCCTTGTATGATACGCTAGGAGTAGCGATTACCAACCCTGCTGTTCAAGTTCCTGCTGTTGATAGCAATGGAGATGGATTGCCAGGAGGATCACAGGGTTTTCCTGGTTATAGCCCTGCCAATGTAGTAGATCGTAACCGCAGTAATTTAGGTGCCTACTTTGATGTAGAAGCCAATATTACCGATGCCTTTTTGTTAGCGGGTGCTTTGCGTTACGAGACTTATAGCGATTTTGGCGAAACGTTCAACTACAAGTTGGCGGGCCGCTACAAGATCAGTGATGGTTTCTCTTTGCGTGGATCGGTTTCTTCTGGATTCCGGGCACCTTCCCTGGCGCAGATTCATTACAATCTGATCTTCAATAACATTGTTGCAGGACGCTCGGTACCTACCTTGTTGGCCAGCAATACCAGCACGGTGACAAAAGCCTTCGGTATCGGACAATTACAGGAAGAAACAGCACTGAATACCAGCGTTGGCTTTACCTTCACTTCTGGAGGCCTGACGGCAACGGTTGACGCTTATTCTATTTCTGTTGATGATCGTATCATTCTGACCGATAACTTTGATGCAACCGCTTTCAATGTAGGTGCAGATGCTGCTCAGTTTTTTGCCAACGGTGTAGATACCAAAACGAGTGGTGTAGATGTTGTGCTAAACTATAAGAAGTTTCTGGCAAACGGGGAGAACAGTGTACGCTTTGGCGTGGCAGCCAACTTTAATAAGCTGGAAATCGAAAGTATCAACAATGGTAATCTGAACGAATTCACCTTCTTCGGTCCTTTCTCTCAGGCTTACCTGGAAGCTGCTGCACCGGATTATAAAATTGGTGTGAATTTGGGTTACAATACCCCTAAGTTTGACGCTCAGTTGGCCATTACTCAATTCAGTGAAGTGATCCTCCAGGATTTTCAGTGGGTAGATTCTCCCGCTACCAATCAAGCGGAAGCGGATGCCCTATACAAGGTAGCTACAGATGTCTACGAAGCAGCGATGACGCTTGATTTGAGCCTCAGCTACCAGTTGTCTAGCAATTTCCGACTGACCCTTGGTGCCAATAACCTCTTGAATACCTATCCTACCCCACAATTTGATGGTTGGACCGATCAGGGAGGTTTCAATGATTCGGTTCAAATGGGATCGGATGGCGCGTTTTTCTTTGCGCGTTTGGGTGTAAACTTTTAATCTTTTCTCTTAGAGAACTTATAGTTGGAAGGTACTTCAAAGTGCCTTCCAACTTCTTCAACGAATGTTTCAACGACAAATCCTATTCGTTTTATTGATGTTTTTACTACTGATAGGTTACGCACAACCTACGGTAGGTTTGCTGCATAATTCTGAGAAAGCTTTCCCTTCGTATACCCTTTTTAGCAATAATGAAGCCTCTTATCTGATTGACAATTGTGGTTTGATTGTTAATCAGTGGCAAAGTGCGTATCGTCCTGGCCGGGCGCTTTTCTTGTTGGAAAATGGCGATTTATTACGCAGTGCAGAACAAGACGGGAGCTTTCAAATCAGTGGAAGGGGCGGTGGTTTTGAACTGTTCAACTGGGAGGGCGAATTGTTATGGTCTTACGAAATAAATGATGCAAACCGACAAGCGCACCACGATTTTTGTGTTTTACCCAATGGTCATTTTTTGGCGCTCGTTTGGGAAAAACGCACGGCGGAACAAGCACAGTTGCAGGGAAGCGATCGCCAGATAGATTTATGGACCGAGGCCGTTTACGAAATAAAAATCTTGCCAAACAACCAGGCAGAAATTGTCTGGCAGTGGCAATTGTGGGACCATCTGGTGCAGGATTATGACGCGAACGCAGCCAACTTTGGAGTCGTTTCAGACTTTCCTCAACGCGTCGACCTCAATTATCGAGCGGAGGGCACAATGGCCGAGGCCAACTGGGTACACCTCAATGCTATTGATTATCATCCTGAGCTGGATCAAATAATCCTAAGCTCGCGGTTATTTAGCGAAGTGTGGGTGATCGATCATAGTACCACTACGCAAGAAGCTCGTCAATCAAAAGGCGGGCGATACGGGCAGGGTGGAGATTTACTATATCGGTATGGCAATCCTGCGACTTATCAAGGAACAGGGGCAAGCGTATTTAAAGCCCAGCACGATGCTCAATGGCTGCACCCTCAAGCTGGAAATGCTGCCATGATAGTGTTCAATAATGAAGAAGGGGAAGACCAATCGGCGATCAAAATATGGCAGCCCCCCTACCTTTCAGATGGTAGGTATGCCAAAGATGCAGATGGTCAATTTGTGAGCTCCTCGGCAATGGTTGCTTTCGAAGCACCCTGGTTTTATTCTCCATATATGTCCAGTGTGCAACAATTGCCTGATGAGCACTTGTTTATCTGTTCGGGTGCCGATGGTCATTTTTTTGAGATCAACGGGGAAAAAGAAATTGTTTGGGAGTACCTCAATCCCGTCAATCCCAATGGTGGGCCAGCTGTTCAAGGGAGCACCGTTCGCTTCAATCAAACCTTTGCCGCACGCAAGTATGCTTTAGATGATCCAGCTTTTCGTGGGAGAGATATGTCTGGTCTACTTCCTGTAGAAATCAACCCCTTACCTTCTGATTGTTTTGCACCACAGCCTTATACGCCCAATGAACCGCTGAACTTGATGCTCAGCCACAATCCCATAATGGAAGGCGTAGAGGTCACGAGCAATCGCGAAGAAGAGTCGGTACTCCGTTGTTTTGATGGATTGGGGCAACTATTGTTCACCAGCGTGATAAATGCAAGTGGACGCAGTCTGGATTTTTCCAAGTATCCACCAGGGATCTACTTGTTACAGCTTGAAAATGCTCGGGGAGAGGTGGCCGTGAGGAGGTTGGTGAAAATATAAATCCCGACTTTCCTGTGAAAAGAAAAGTCGGGATTCGCGAAAACAAAAGTTCTTTTTAAGAAAGGCTACTTACTGAATCGTCACCTTCTGCGTGTAAATACCCTGTTTGGTATTCAACTGCAGGAAGTAAAATCCAGCAGGGAGTTCGCTGATGTTCAAGGAGATCAAGCGTCCTTGTAGGGCTTGGTCTCTCCACTGGCGTACCACTGCACCACCGGTATTGATGAGCTGAACGTCTACCGAGTTGGCTAAATCAAGGGTGATAGAAACGTTGAGCAGATGGCTGGCTGGGTTAGGGTAAACCTGCATCACCTGTGGGTCAAATACTGGATTCTCGGTGTTTTCTGAGAATTCTGTATCTACGATAACACCTCCCTGAGGTACCCGGGCACAATTGGTGTCACCTTCGTTGGAGCTTACACAAGCTTCGCCTTCGTAGGCTACTTTGTCCATGATTTCCACATCATCCACATACCAACCAGTGACAGCACCGTCCGCATTGGAAGCAAAACGGAAACGCAATTGAATGGTTTGGCCTTGGTAAGCACTGAGGTCAATGTAAGAATCTTTGTATCCTTGGCTATCCCCCCAGAAAGCTTCTAAACCAGGAGTGAAAAGCGTCTGTGCCGCCAAATCACCACGGTAACCGTTGCGGATGAAGGAATTGTTCAGCGTCTCCCAGCTGAATCCTCCATTGGTAGAAATTTGTACCAAGCCACCATCCGTTACCGGCTGAGTGTCATAATCGTGGTAAAAGCGCAAAGAAGGATTAGTACCATTAACTTCGAAGGGTTCGCTGAGTACCAATTGTTGGTCGTTTTGCTCCGCTAC is a window from the Lewinella sp. LCG006 genome containing:
- the folB gene encoding dihydroneopterin aldolase, producing the protein MAVIGLEGMRFNGPHGFYPEEEVLGNDFLIDIYVDVNTRRAAMHDDLGSTVNYETVYLMVQSEMKKSAQLIETLADRIIARISEFYDNLKGIRLIIRKLNPPLSGQVAAAYIEVKTGSFSGSSGGGGKMSSLFG
- a CDS encoding DUF4197 domain-containing protein; translated protein: MFKQIIFILALFSLTACDTTNLNSVLGTVLGENALTSTEIGNGLKEALEIGISKGAERLSRENGYFQSPYKILLPEEARKVTDRLQNVPGFSNLEQNVLEKINRGAEDAASKAKPIFVNAIKSMTINDALGILKGDKDAATVYLKRVTYQQLYNEFNPVIVASLDKFNARDYWSSAVNTYNKIPLVNDQVDPDLDDYVTNKALDGLFAQVAKEELDIRNNIAARTTDLLRRVFAAQD
- a CDS encoding T9SS type A sorting domain-containing protein, with amino-acid sequence MKKGILLGLSLSFCLLFGLQAQEVPRTIIVEHFTNSRCGICASRNPGFYSNLNSQEGILHLAIHPSSPYSSCIFSQANPGENDARTNYYGVYGGTPRLVIQGNVISSGTNYGNASIFEPYQNQTTPVSLDIRQTKEDGEIIVTVTITAEANNDLGTAQLFLAAAEKEVMYNAPNGENVHHDVFRRTFNGEPTGVSVDIPATAGESTTVTGSLMANEDWVYEQLFTVAILQHTDTKAVIQAAAADPSENEPLVSISEVNTLAAQIFPNPVQDRLQIKLANDKKATFLLFNSQGQVLQSGTFQGQTQVEMAAYPSGLYWLEVQNTEGKAVSKILK
- a CDS encoding 3-hydroxyacyl-CoA dehydrogenase NAD-binding domain-containing protein, giving the protein MISVGIVGSGAMGSGIAQVAATAGHQVLIYDNNPDALKRSSNKLAKIMDRLVGKEKISQAESEAIQGRIQYVDSLFKMADVGLVIEAIVERLEVKKALFEQLEDVLSEGAVLATNTSSLAVTAIAAACRKPGRVLGLHFFNPAPLMALVEVVPAVQTEANVAEECYELMKTWGKVPVMAKDTPGFIVNRVARPFYSEALRIYEEGIADLATIDWAMTEVGGFRMGPFALMDYIGHDVNYKVTETVFAAFYFDPRYKPSFTQQRLVDAGYLGRKSGRGFYHYEEGSELPLPDKDLSKGKAILQRVLVMLINEAADALYLNVASRDAIDLAMTKGVNYPKGLLAWADELTIPYVVEKLDALYHEYHEDRYRCSPLLRRLARDGRTFYEI
- a CDS encoding TonB-dependent receptor, whose protein sequence is MKQNHLLIFVKNALNKRLGLLLVLATFSGLSLMAADDHTMAEPLKEISGQVTDGATGEPIIGATVQAKGTAQGTVTDYDGNYALSVNDDVTVLIVSYIGYQTMEVAIDGRNKVNVELSEGVTLGEVQVVGSRSFRRSATDSPVAVDVIDVADISASTGRVAINEILQYAAPSFNATKQSGSDGADHIDPASLRGLGPDQTLVLVNGKRRHQSSLVNVFGTRGRGNSGTDLNAIPASAIKRIEILRDGASAQYGSDAIAGVINIVLKDKTDGISGGITYGAYSTAVGEGYEEEYGDALFNVNGTNRALDPDGDASFDGNTTQVGLNYGVALGEDGGFANFTAEYLSKDRTLRPGFSWRKGYGSAAIDGFNFMVNMAMPLGENTEFYAFGGRNYRDTDAFAFSRSSFADGDNRAVPSLYPNGFTPRITSIITDASASAGIRHKMDNGWMVDFNNTYGKNDFHYFIKDSNNASLGAASPTDFDAGGHNLSINTTGLDFSKYNEDILSGVNFAFGLEYRTENFTIFAGEESSYALYDTLGVAITNPAVQVPAVDSNGDGLPGGSQGFPGYSPANVVDRNRSNLGAYFDVEANITDAFLLAGALRYETYSDFGETFNYKLAGRYKISDGFSLRGSVSSGFRAPSLAQIHYNLIFNNIVAGRSVPTLLASNTSTVTKAFGIGQLQEETALNTSVGFTFTSGGLTATVDAYSISVDDRIILTDNFDATAFNVGADAAQFFANGVDTKTSGVDVVLNYKKFLANGENSVRFGVAANFNKLEIESINNGNLNEFTFFGPFSQAYLEAAAPDYKIGVNLGYNTPKFDAQLAITQFSEVILQDFQWVDSPATNQAEADALYKVATDVYEAAMTLDLSLSYQLSSNFRLTLGANNLLNTYPTPQFDGWTDQGGFNDSVQMGSDGAFFFARLGVNF
- a CDS encoding aryl-sulfate sulfotransferase — translated: MFLLLIGYAQPTVGLLHNSEKAFPSYTLFSNNEASYLIDNCGLIVNQWQSAYRPGRALFLLENGDLLRSAEQDGSFQISGRGGGFELFNWEGELLWSYEINDANRQAHHDFCVLPNGHFLALVWEKRTAEQAQLQGSDRQIDLWTEAVYEIKILPNNQAEIVWQWQLWDHLVQDYDANAANFGVVSDFPQRVDLNYRAEGTMAEANWVHLNAIDYHPELDQIILSSRLFSEVWVIDHSTTTQEARQSKGGRYGQGGDLLYRYGNPATYQGTGASVFKAQHDAQWLHPQAGNAAMIVFNNEEGEDQSAIKIWQPPYLSDGRYAKDADGQFVSSSAMVAFEAPWFYSPYMSSVQQLPDEHLFICSGADGHFFEINGEKEIVWEYLNPVNPNGGPAVQGSTVRFNQTFAARKYALDDPAFRGRDMSGLLPVEINPLPSDCFAPQPYTPNEPLNLMLSHNPIMEGVEVTSNREEESVLRCFDGLGQLLFTSVINASGRSLDFSKYPPGIYLLQLENARGEVAVRRLVKI